Proteins found in one Strigops habroptila isolate Jane chromosome 21, bStrHab1.2.pri, whole genome shotgun sequence genomic segment:
- the LOC115618380 gene encoding uncharacterized protein FLJ45252 yields MREVKTQHNSESDYLARDGPSSNSSFYSSEGEGTDHEGDILDCSGSRPLLMDSEEEEETCKLCTGFLQSVPRERHEASKEDPHSQSSQPRAGESLFPAFQSHTGEVFNEPDVFATAPFRSMRKVPDEVDVFTKAPFISKGNMALRHPEEADVFLRAPFTKKKSVEELTSHSTSKESFTPPILLSQGGDVQHRANPTIPSLDSAMCGSTALARAQYPSAGFNQPGNLHPSSVRATETQEHIPAKGCVPQEQGGSAGERSQGAAALPQEAVLGSGGNKPFRPQALSKYSRHYSPEDGQGLDVKPIAAYKVVSQTNRQAIAGSVSVVPLSSRTTELPGGDPFASAPFPSKAGKQKP; encoded by the coding sequence ATGCGGGAggtgaaaacacagcacaactCGGAGTCAGACTACTTGGCAAGAGATGGTCCTTCAAGCAACAGCTCCTTCTACAGCAGTGAAGGAGAGGGGACAGACCATGAAGGAGACATTCTGGATTGCAGCGGGTCCAGGCCTTTGCTGATGGATTcggaagaggaggaggaaacctGCAAGTTGTGCACAGGGTTCCTGCAGTCTGTGCCCAGGGAAAGGCATGAGGCCTCCAAAGAAGATCCCCACTCCCAGTCTTCCCAGCCTAGAGCAGGGGAGTCGCTGTTCCCTGCCTTCCAGTCACACACCGGGGAGGTTTTCAATGAGCCGGATGTCTTTGCCACGGCTCCTTTCCGAAGCATGAGAAAAGTGCCTGATGAGGTGGATGTCTTTACCAAAGCTCCTTTTATCTCCAAGGGGAACATGGCTCTTAGGCATCCAGAAGAAGCAGATGTGTTTCTGAGAGCCCCTttcactaaaaagaaaagcGTGGAAGAGTTGACTTCCCACAGTACATCTAAAGAGTCATTCACACCACCCATCCTCCTGAGTCAGGGAGGCGATGTCCAACACCGAGCTAACCCCACGATCCCAAGCCTGGACTCAGCAATGTGTGGATCCACAGCCTTGGCGAGAGCTCAGTATCCCTCTGCTGGGTTTAATCAGCCAGGAAATCTTCATCCCTCTTCCGTCAGAGCCACAGAGACCCAGGAGCACATCCCTGCTAAAGGCTGTGTGCCGCAGGAGCAGGGCGGCAGTGCCGGCGAGAGGAGCCAGGGAGCAGCCGCGCTGCCGCAGGAAGCCGTGCTGGGCTCCGGGGGTAACAAGCCTTTCCGTCCACAAGCCCTGTCCAAATACTCCCGTCACTACAGTCCAGAAGATGGGCAGGGGCTCGACGTGAAGCCCATAGCTGCTTACAAAGTGGTTTCTCAGACCAACAGACAGGCGATAGCAGGATCTGTCTCTGTTGTCCCTCTGTCTTCCAGGACTACAGAGCTGCCCGGCGGGGATCCCTTTGCTTCAGCACCCTTTCCTTCcaaagcaggaaagcaaaagccttAA